The Deltaproteobacteria bacterium genomic sequence ACCACCAGCGACTGCCCGCGAGACATGTCTCCTGCCGCGAACACGCCGGGAACGCTGGTCATCCGGGTCTGGTCGGTCCAGACGTTGCCCTTCTCGTCCAGCTTGACCCCGAGCTGCTGCAAGAGCGGCTTCTCCGGTCCGATGAACCCCATGGCGAGCAGCACCAGGTCCGCGGGGATCACCCGATCCGTGCCCGGAATCTCCCGCGGTCCGAACCGGCCATCCGGAGTCTTCACCCACTCCACGTCGACCAGCAACAGCTCCTGTACGTTCCGCT encodes the following:
- a CDS encoding glutamate synthase, which codes for RNVQELLLVDVEWVKTPDGRFGPREIPGTDRVIPADLVLLAMGFIGPEKPLLQQLGVKLDEKGNVWTDQTRMTSVPGVFAAGDMSRGQSLVVWAIKEGRSAAQHVDRYLSYGETVLPP